AGTCCGACCTCATTCACAGCACATGGAGGCCGAGGATCAGAAATATCAGTCATGTAAGATGACCCTTGAAAAGAGAggatgcacacatacaatagacctacacacacactcgtgcgcgggctcacacacacgcacacacagggacTGCACACTCATCCACCTGCACACGCACATTTCTCCACTTTATCCCTTCATCTGGACTGCTGTCAGGTCTCCGACTTCGTGGTCACTGGCTGGATGTTCTGGACTTTGGAGAGCGTGACCGGCACCTTTCCCTCTCCGGGGGTTGGTGCTCTCGTGATGGGGTTACCTGTGACAACGGCAGTGTTGCTATGTAACACATACGACTGTGACTCACAAGTACAGTTCTTTAGCATATCAGAAAGCCTGAGTATATTAACTTGTGACATTTAACGCTAAAATGCCAAGAAAATGGCCCATAGGGATTGGctcttccatgtttttgttttattcctgCTGTGTTATTTAGTAGATCGTGCACAGTGTGTGCTTTCGGGGCAAATTATGTGGCATGTAGTTAACATTTGCCTAATGTGTGAGgctgaaatgtttgctttaatgttttaatgtgttatGTTAATGCTTAGTCTTGCACTTGCTGTAAAATTTATTGTCTGAAATGCTCTGATTATCGTAGCCTATGTGGTGCATGCAGCCCAGTCGCCAGGAAAAGAGAAATGTTATTTACATGTCTGCAAATAAAGGATACATtcaaatgtgtgaaatgtgttgtgaCCTAGtgtaaagcaagaaaaaaatgccatgttAGGCATTAGGGCATAGTCAAAAAGACATCGCTTCTGCAGGGTTCGAGTCCCCTCTCCAGTGAAAGCCAATGTTCACTAGGTAATATTAgtgaacgttagctaacgtttcattaaccatgaccttgtcctaaccctaaccataaccttttcctaaccttaaccaagaccttttcctaacctcaagtagttttggtggctaataaagcaaacaaagcaaatgtTAGCTAGCGTTCACACATGTGCAAACATTAACAGTCACATGACGTTGACACAAtctccaccacattggctatAAGCCTAAATGCTGATATGCAaagtatttttggttcagaattTTGGCATTTCAagatatttgttggtttgcagaaatgtcaaattgcaacattttattctggcgactGGTATGGGTGcatgtgtattgtgtgtatttttgtttgtttgttttgactggtGGATGCTATTGTGATGTTGTAAATAAATACCCATTCATATGAGTCTGAGTATAACCCTGATGAAACTCAGGCTCTGAAACATGTTGGTTTTAGAATAACTTATCCTCCTCCATACAGATGTCATGAGACAGAGCTGAATGAAACCTCACCAACTGTTGCGTGCAGATCAGCCAGCCTCTCCTTAAACTTCTGCTGCAGGTACAGCTCCTCTTTGGAGTAGTTCTTGGCAAAGGCAGACAGCAGGAATCCCACGGCCATGGAGGTGCCTCCCACACAGAACAGCACGGCACCCGTCAGTTTGCAAACATCCAGTGCACGGTTGAAAGTGACGGCATGGCTGAAAAAGAAggcggtattttttttttttttttcatcacttaaTAAGTTAACCTTGGTACTGGTATAACCAATAATTATGAATTACATGTAAATTTCAATCTGCAGCCAAAAAACTACCCAAAGAGCCATGggacatttgtttgtttacatgcagtACATAAAATTGATTGAAGACACCTGGCTGGAAATGTCACCATTGTTGGTACAATAAAATTGATATCATAGTAGACCTATAGTTTGAGGACTTTAGTCCATGTGCTGAATAATGCCCTAGTCTAGCACCTGTTtcttgtatgcatgtgtgtgtttatggacgtttgttaacattaacaaaaaGTTATTTCTCTTCTCAGTataattttatattgttttacaAAGACTGGGCTGAAATTTGACTGCAGTATTATAATAACGACTGCGTCTATATGTCCTGCATATGTTTTTCATTGAAACTGTTATGGTCATTTATTAGAAACATTATTGTCTTTTGACAGGAATTTACATACACTGGAGGTAATCGCAACTACAGTCTCAGCGAGGATAAACTGATTCCCTCTCACTGAGTCTACAATCACTGTACCTGTCGACAAAGAGGAGATCATCCTCGCCAAAAGCCTCAATCCTGGCAGGGGTGGCGTAGCCCACCAGGAGGACAATGAGGCCCGCCAACAAGATCAGGGTACCGAACGCGAGACAGACCTGCAGGGGGAAGAGAAGACAACACATGTGGGAGGGGCTCCCTAGGTGCAGGGGTTCCCATATCATTATATTCTTTAATATATTCACAGTGAATGGCACAAGGATGATCGTTGCCTGAAAGTGCTTTTGCGAACCCAAGCCTTGGTTTGGTTGGAGAGAACAGATTTCTGGTCACATTTAACCTTGTAGGCAATAATCCAAATATCAATCAAAGCAAAATACTTGTTTGAGCATCACCTTCCAGAGTAAAGAGCTCCACCGACTAGGCGATCTCTGAATCTGAAAATCTTCATCACGTTCCCAGATGGAAGCAGTGCACTCCTCATAAAACTGGTGGAGATAGGAGCGGACTCCGTACTGCTGGCAGTTCCCGCTGGCCTGGGCTTGCTCAACATACTCTGACCCACAGATCTCTGAGCAAGAAGTCATCCTTcacatctgtctgcctgcataaggacacacacaaacacacacacacacaagttaggTCACAGCCTCTGGTATGGGGAGacaatctctttctctctgtgtcataATGAATCTGCAGTAGTTGCTGCCTTCACActttacacatgcatacacatgatTATATATCATGCTGTATGCATATACACAGACAtaccctctcacacacactgccagaaTGTTACGTAACACTGTTCTTAGAGCATGGGTGTCGCTGTCTCCTGTTATGAAATATGTCATGAAATATTACATCCCCTCCTCAGACACAGTGATGTGTAAACTACTGAATAAGGAAAGTGCTGACCCGCACACCATCAGattgtattatttcatttcaaagcatAGTCATAACAACCTcaccatcagcagcaacaaaattACATGCACTTCTCTGACTACTGGGACTCTGTTGCTTCATAACAACATGATATCAAATAATATCACACATTTTGCAAGATGCTGTATTccacatttgattttgttcttcAATTAAGGAACATATTCTCACATCTTTGTAGGTTTATGATTTTCTTTGGGTTTTACAAGACCAACCATATGAGAGTTTGCCTTTCATGGACCAAATATGACAATAGCAATGACAGTAGTGGTGAAATGTTTTCCAGATGATTGAATATACTTTCAGCATCACTGCATGTGATGTTTGTGGTGTcctttgttttctattgtattAGATTCTGTTTGTtatgttgaaacaacatcaacagGCAGTTTATCGGATTAGTACATTGCAGTTGAGCCACATTTATTCAAACTCTCACAGGAAAACAAAGCTTTTAAAAGGTTTattgaaatacataaaaatagtAGCCTACAGCTGATTCAAATAATATAGCTCTTAATATAGCACTTAATTGATATGGAGTGCCTAATCTG
The Myripristis murdjan chromosome 16, fMyrMur1.1, whole genome shotgun sequence DNA segment above includes these coding regions:
- the nrsn1 gene encoding neurensin-1 — translated: MTSCSEICGSEYVEQAQASGNCQQYGVRSYLHQFYEECTASIWERDEDFQIQRSPSRWSSLLWKVCLAFGTLILLAGLIVLLVGYATPARIEAFGEDDLLFVDSHAVTFNRALDVCKLTGAVLFCVGGTSMAVGFLLSAFAKNYSKEELYLQQKFKERLADLHATVGNPITRAPTPGEGKVPVTLSKVQNIQPVTTKSET